The Papaver somniferum cultivar HN1 chromosome 3, ASM357369v1, whole genome shotgun sequence genome includes a region encoding these proteins:
- the LOC113361880 gene encoding short-chain dehydrogenase reductase 3b-like, giving the protein MGSLTVSKLRLEGKVAIITGAASGIGEAAARLFVDNGAFVVVSDVQDDLGTKVVASIGEEKACYKHCDVTDEKQVEELVAFAVERYGTLDIVYSNAGIMGPLPGILNLDLGFFKKTMSINACGGAAMIKHAGRVMVERKIRGSIVCTASIAAARGGVSPVAYTASKHALLGVVRSASRELGAHGIRVNSVSPFGVVTPMSVAVGGEVKNWDPKFIDMSRSGTGYLKGTYLQAKNVAEGALFLASDESSCVSGHDLVVDGGYTVSCDGFPLGIKPSDD; this is encoded by the exons ATGGGGTCTTTAACAGTGTCTAAGCTAAG GTTGGAAGGAAAAGTTGCTATCATCACCGGAGCTGCAAGTGGTATCGGTGAAGCAGCAGCAAGACTATTCGTGGACAACGGCGCGTTTGTTGTGGTTTCTGATGTGCAAGATGATTTGGGTACTAAAGTTGTAGCTTCAATTGGTGAAGAAAAAGCTTGTTATAAGCATTGTGATGTTACCGACGAAAAACAAGTCGAAGAACTAGTAGCATTTGCTGTGGAAAGGTATGGGACATTGGATATTGTGTACAGTAATGCAGGAATCATGGGTCCGTTGCCTGGTATTCTTAATTTAGATCTGGGTTTTTTCAAGAAAACAATGTCAATCAACGCTTGCGGCGGAGCTGCCATGATTAAACACGCCGGCCGTGTCATGGTGGAAAGAAAAATCCGTGGATCGATTGTGTGCACGGCGAGTATTGCTGCTGCAAGGGGAGGTGTCTCGCCGGTTGCTTATACGGCTTCGAAACATGCGCTTCTGGGTGTGGTACGTTCGGCTTCTCGCGAGCTTGGTGCTCATGGGATTCGGGTTAACTCGGTGTCGCCGTTCGGAGTAGTGACTCCGATGTCCGTTGCAGTTGGCGGGGAAGTCAAGAATTGGGATCCAAAATTTATTGATATGTCAAGATCAGGGACTGGGTATCTGAAAGGAACATATTTGCAAGCTAAGAATGTAGCTGAGGGTGCTTTGTTTCTTGCTTCTGATGAATCTAGTTGTGTGAGCGGACATGatcttgttgttgatggtggttataCAGTTTCTTGTGATGGTTTCCCACTTGGTATTAAACCTAGTGATGATTGA